Genomic DNA from Candidatus Zixiibacteriota bacterium:
GATATGGCGGCCCGGCGAGGTCTCGCGGCGGCGATGAGATATATTGAGCTGAACGCGGGGGCCATGCTTCTTTGGGACGAAAATGGCAAGATCCTCGTCAAGGCGGTTGAGGCCAACCTAATTGAAGATAAACAAACCCTGCTCGACGCGGAAGAATCAATCCTCAATAACCTGCGCCGTGAACATAAACTGGGTCAGGCCTATATGGAATTCGGAGGAGAGACTGAAAAATCGCTGTTTACCGTTCCTCTTGAAATCGGAAGTATTCAGTTTGGAGCGGTGATCGGCATCAAAGACGGCAAAGCGCGGTTGCATGAGCACGATGATTTCTTGAAAGCATTGGCGGCGGTGATGGCCCTTGCGGCCGGACCAAAAGGAACCGGAGAGGGAATGACGGTCGATGAGGTCGATAAAAAAGTATCATCAGAAAGAAACGCGGCCCGGGTGGAACTGGCCGTGGCCGTCAATCATCATATCAACAATCCCCTGACGGCTCTTCTGGGTAATCTCCAGCTTCTGAGCCTCAAACATCAGGATTTACCGGAAGATGTTCAGAAGAGACTGGAGGTGATTGAAAATTCTGCCCGGCAAATCAGCGAAGTAACCAAGCGTCTGATGTCTGCCAGCCAGGCCGAGACGACCGAATATATCAACGGTCTCAAGATGACCGATTTTTTTGGAGAAGGAAAAGAAAATAATAATATCGCGGATGAGGATAATAAGGAAGGATAAAGCACTCGTAATTTTACCCCTCCTCTCACCTATGTTGAAAGCCGGTTCCCCACCGGCTTTTTTTTATATTCTCTTAAATTGCTATTCACCATTCACCAGTCAGATAATAATGGCACAGATTTACATGAATCAATTTCGTAATCCGCGGAAAAGTTATTATTTATTTGAAATCGTCATTTGAATTTCCCCAAATTCTGTAGTTTGTCTGATTGATTTCCCCCCGGTGCGTGATAATATATTATTATGTCATTCACAGGCGCATGGAGCCGGACCGCCTTTGAAGACATGATTGTTCAGATATACGGCATCGCCAATATTTACAATTCCATCACAATTCGCGTCGCCTGCCATTAATGGATCGGGTAGCGGACCACCTTTGAATATATGATTAATCAGGAAAACGGCATCCCCTGCATTTACATAACCGTCACCATTAGCATCGCCGCAAATATAATATTGATCGATCCCGTGCTCGTACCAAATATCCTGCATCTCCGTTGTGTAGCTGTGCGATGGCGTCTTAAACCAGCCCAGCCAGAAATCATAGATTCTATCGGGCTTATGGCTGTTAACGGTTCGATTGACCAGAACATCAAGTATATTATTGGAGCCATCACTCAGAGCATCACCAATGCCATCAGGGTTATATAGATTGGGGGGCGGCAATGGAGGCCAGAGATATGTGCTGTAATCGTCATCGGCGGCGTCGTAGATATCCCATAATATACTCGCTACCGAACCTTCGCATTCGGCACCATAATTGTTAGCTGAATAATTTACATAACTATTGACACCTTTTTCACCATTTTCTGTATTATACCAAGAAATATTTATAAAATCATTATCATAGTTACGCCATTGTGAATTACCCGTCATCATATTGGCAAAGAAAGTAGCAAAACCCTCCATTGCCGCCATTGAAGCCCCAATAATTTCATTCCACTCATGAGGGCCTCCCCAGGAATTGTCAAAAAAATGCAGGGTGTCTTCAAGCCAGTGGGCATATTCATGATAAATGACCGATTTATCGTATGTGTCGGGCCTGTATAAAGGATCGTATCTGATATGTTCAATACGTATATACTTATCCTCGACGTTGTAATAACTGCCGGTTCCGTCATCATTAGAAACTATCTGTACAACATCGGGGTACTGATAAGTGAGATTATACCAGGTTTCAGAGGCGGATAAGCCGGCGTCGGCGATGAAAAAATATCCGTTGGAACCGGTATCGGCAACTATCGTGGTGTCATATTCTCCGCCTGCAACATCATCCACGGTCGGAGTTTGAAATTTATGTATATCTCCATTATAGTCATCGGTTATATATGTTGCATCATTTTCGGCATATATACGAAAGTAAACATCCTGTCCATCCGAACCCCAATAGTCGGTGTTATCAATTGACTCAAAGCTAAAGTAACCATATTCATCTGTAATACATTCGCCCAAATAATCATCCGATACCGGCCATATGTCCTCATCCCACATTTCAATTCTAACCCCGCGCATAGGTTTCTGGGTTGTGCCCGGTGGGACGGGATCTTGATAATAAAGATGACCGGTATATGTTATTGAACCTATTATCGTAAACCAATAGGGACCGCCCCAGTCAGGTATATAGCTGAACTGTCCCTCACTATAAGCCCATTGCCAGTAACCCCCACCCCCGAAAAATGTAGAGTCCAGACAGATTGTTTTTCCGTCTGAATAGCTGTCGAACGGGCCAATGGTGATTTTGAATCCAACATCGTTAAAATATCCCGGTAACCCGGTACTATAATGTTTGAGCCCCGTAAAACCGGCGATATCGCTGTCATATCCATCGGCGCTGTAATGGGTGATGATGAATAAAAGATCGAACATGTCTTCCCAACCGCAGTTTAATGTATCTGCAGAAAAATTGTTCCAAACCGCTCCGTCCGGTGAATAGATCCGAAAGCCGTTGGTTAGTCCTTCCATATTGATTTGGGTGGGATTGTTCACTCTCAGGTAGAATGTTACAGGAGCATTGCCATTGAGAATTCCAGGGCTGATTTCGCATCAACGTATTCAAGAGATATCCCCGGTGGATATGTAGGGGAAAGCCCTTGTGGCAATGAGCTTTGTTCATCCTCAATTGTGTCGGATTCATTCTGATCTTCATTCAAACTGTCTTTCGGAGGTTTGTATTTTGAGGACCATGGCGGGGGAGTGAAATATTCAAACCCGACCGGGGCATCGGCTAATTTAATAAGATTTTCCAGACTTATTTTTAATCGATAATAACCCATGTACCGATCGTAAATACAGGAATCGGGCAACGGCCCCAAAATCGATTCCGCACGTTCCCGATGAGACGGTTCCTTAACAAAAAGGATAACATCGTACATGACCTGTAAATGTTCTTGTGTCAGTGTGTCACGAATGGGGTCCTTTGATACAACATTCTTCCCGCCGGGATGAGGATTGAAATTTTCCAATAGCTGAACCTCATCGCCAGTTGTTATTACATCTCGATATATATAGAACTGGAGTGCTCCACATCCCAAAAGAATACGAAGAGTGGTCGTATCATTGTCCAGTACGGAAACTTGAAACGATGTCGAATATGTATGACCTTCATCAAATTGAACCGGCCAGGTATTGACACTAAGTGTATCCTTTATCCGATAAGTCAGGGCAATTACCGTAACGGAACCGGTATCGCCGCACCTTTGAAATTCGGGAGTCGGACCGTATTTTAAATTAAGCGTAATCGGTGAACTTTTTTGAGTTTTATCGGTCAGTTCAAGTGATACATCATAAGGACGCGGCGGCGTAGGTATGGTAGAGAACACACTTCCCGCACCGAAAAGTATCATAAATACCAAAACCGATAGTAACGTTTTCCCATAACATTGCATGTTTCTTCTCCTTCTCATTTTTTTTATTATTTCAATTGACTCATAGACGGCTGAAACCATTCAGGCTTCAGCCCTGCAATTGCACCTCCTTTCTGATTCAATGCCTTATTCTTTTTACACCTCTAACCCCAATATCTTCCGGGGGATTTGTATATTATTGTGTTGCGGCGAGTCTTGCCCTGCCGCCAGTCCGTAAATTATGAAAAGTAAATATTTCCCCACAATACCCTCACACAGCAGAATTGAGTTGTTTTTTGAATTCCCTTATAATAAAGACGCAAAGACAGTATGATTTGTCAAATAGTATGATTAAAAATTTTGTGAAAATTCATCTCTTTTTTGTTTTCACACTGCTACAAAATCATATTATAATGAGAACAAAGGAGGTGAGTCATGAAAAAGCGAATTCCATTTATAGTCGTTTTGATTCTCATTGCCGGATCAAATTTGTCTTTGGCCGGGGCTTTTGGAGAAATCGCGATTTCTGCCGGAGGTATTTTCCCACAGGGGTCGTTTGCTCGTTATGCCGATCCGGGAGGGATGTTAACTATCCGGGGAACCGTTCATATCCCCAATATGGAAATGTTCGTCGCCTGGGCTGATTTTGGTTTTGCCCAGTTTGCACGAGATGAATTTGATACTTATAAGAAAACAGAAATTCCGGGCCTTCCCCCTTTTTATGAACCGATAACACAGGTTACCAAAGAAGATATGATAACCGGGCATATCGGACTGCAATTGGCGTCCATGACCAAACGAGCGTTGTTCAGACCCCGTGCCGCTCTGGGGATTGGGTTTTATCTGTTCAGTCATGAAATTGAATGGAAAGAGGACGTCGGCGATTCTATGGTGGTGATTGCCTCGAAAAGCCTTGACAGCAAAAACTGCTGGGGATGGCGTGCGACGGTAGGCCTGGATATGTTTTTTTCGCCTCAGTGGGGTGGGTCGTTTGAGATGGTTTATGATCATGTTTTTAATCTTCGCCAAAACGAAAGTATTAATGAAACCACCAATCGCACTTCGCGGTTCAATGGTTTTACAATTGGGCTCATCTATATGTTTGGCGGAAAGCAATAGCATCGAAAATTAATTTCAAATATCCGACATCAATGCACGAAAATCGGTGGACAAGGGTTTTGGCATCGTATAAATTGTAGTCATGGCACGATTGGATTACGATGAAATGGTTCGAGCGATGACATCCTGCGACGACGCCTATGATGGGAAATTCTACGTCGGCGTGATATCGACCGGGATTTATTGCCTGCCATCCTGTCCGGCACGGACACCACTTCTGAAAAACGTCGTCTTTTTTGACTCCCGCGAAGAAGCTATCGCCGCCGGATTGCGAGGATGTAAACGGTGCAAATCGGAAGGCTATCCTGATGTTCTCCCTGATTGGCTGCCTGCGTTGATCGAATATATGACGGAGCACAAAAAAGACCGCCTGACCGAACAAACACTTATGAAAATTACCGGCGTCGATATTTCTACTATAAGAAGACATTTTCAAAAATATCTGGGTATTACACCGTTGGCGTTTCATCGGCGGCTCAGGCTCAATCATGCTCGTTATCTAATCGAGCGGGGGAGCGATTATCTTTCGGCGGCGTATGAATGCGGTTGGGAATCATCGAGCGCGTTTCGGGAAGCTTTCGATAATCAATTCGGATTTCCTCCTGGGAGGATTCATGCCGGCTAATCAAATCGTTTACACCGAACTTCCCAGCCCGATGGGGGATATGATCGCCGGGGCAACGGACAATGGTGTTTGTTTTCTCGAATGGCAGGATCGCGGCGGAGTGGATCGAATATTCAAAAGAGTTACTAAGCGATACAAATCAGCTCCGATTAAAGATACTACCAATAACCCGCATCTGGGTAACCTCCGCGTTGAACTGGCGTCGTATTTTGAACGTG
This window encodes:
- a CDS encoding histidine kinase dimerization/phospho-acceptor domain-containing protein; this encodes MDNSASREELKYRALAGIAVAAIEGVAIDMAARRGLAAAMRYIELNAGAMLLWDENGKILVKAVEANLIEDKQTLLDAEESILNNLRREHKLGQAYMEFGGETEKSLFTVPLEIGSIQFGAVIGIKDGKARLHEHDDFLKALAAVMALAAGPKGTGEGMTVDEVDKKVSSERNAARVELAVAVNHHINNPLTALLGNLQLLSLKHQDLPEDVQKRLEVIENSARQISEVTKRLMSASQAETTEYINGLKMTDFFGEGKENNNIADEDNKEG
- a CDS encoding dockerin type I domain-containing protein, with amino-acid sequence MNNPTQINMEGLTNGFRIYSPDGAVWNNFSADTLNCGWEDMFDLLFIITHYSADGYDSDIAGFTGLKHYSTGLPGYFNDVGFKITIGPFDSYSDGKTICLDSTFFGGGGYWQWAYSEGQFSYIPDWGGPYWFTIIGSITYTGHLYYQDPVPPGTTQKPMRGVRIEMWDEDIWPVSDDYLGECITDEYGYFSFESIDNTDYWGSDGQDVYFRIYAENDATYITDDYNGDIHKFQTPTVDDVAGGEYDTTIVADTGSNGYFFIADAGLSASETWYNLTYQYPDVVQIVSNDDGTGSYYNVEDKYIRIEHIRYDPLYRPDTYDKSVIYHEYAHWLEDTLHFFDNSWGGPHEWNEIIGASMAAMEGFATFFANMMTGNSQWRNYDNDFINISWYNTENGEKGVNSYVNYSANNYGAECEGSVASILWDIYDAADDDYSTYLWPPLPPPNLYNPDGIGDALSDGSNNILDVLVNRTVNSHKPDRIYDFWLGWFKTPSHSYTTEMQDIWYEHGIDQYYICGDANGDGYVNAGDAVFLINHIFKGGPLPDPLMAGDANCDGIVNIGDAVYLNNHVFKGGPAPCACE
- a CDS encoding Ada metal-binding domain-containing protein; the encoded protein is MARLDYDEMVRAMTSCDDAYDGKFYVGVISTGIYCLPSCPARTPLLKNVVFFDSREEAIAAGLRGCKRCKSEGYPDVLPDWLPALIEYMTEHKKDRLTEQTLMKITGVDISTIRRHFQKYLGITPLAFHRRLRLNHARYLIERGSDYLSAAYECGWESSSAFREAFDNQFGFPPGRIHAG